A segment of the Serratia fonticola genome:
ATTGCGCATGGCGGCGCACCAAGGGGAAAGATCCGGCGGCATGGGCTTTTACTGCCCCCAAGCGCGCGGGAAATGCCACGGCGATCTCCTGGTCAAGCTGCGCCATTGGCAGCGCTTGCAACTGACGGATACGTTGCGGGCTGTCATACCAGACCAATGAGGCCCACCGATCATACAGTGGCAAAAACGCCCGCGGGCCAGAAGGACAGAATTGCTGCCAGGTCACATCCTGCTGCGGTGCCTGGGTTTCCACGGTAATCAACATGCAGGCCTGACGATATTGCCAGCCACTGGTGCCAATGCCTGCCAACTTACGCACTTGAGAGTGTGCACCATCAGCCCCCACCACTAAACGCGCCTGTAACGTCTCTGACGAGCTTAATGTCACCTGCCAATGGTCTTGGGCTCGCTGCATCGATTGCAGCCTGGAGGGGGAGTAGAGCGTCAAATTCTTGCATTGTGCGACTTGCTGCCACAGTGCAAGCTGCAAAATACGGTTCTCAACCATAAACCCAAGCTCCGGCAACCCCAGCGAAGCGGCATCAAACGCCACGCGTGAGGATTCCCATTCCCAGGTTTCCAAGCGGCGATAAGGAGCCAGCCGCATCTGCTGGACTGCCGACCAGGCCCCCAACTGCTTCAACAGACCAACCGACGTACAACCAATGGCGGAGATCCGCAGATCCGGTGGGCTTTGCGCGTCAAAGGCTTCTGGAGCCTGATGCTCCAACAAAGCGACCGAAAGTCCGTCCCTGGCCAGCCCCAGCGCAGCGGCTGCACCGACCATCCCGCCGCCAACCACCACGGCATCAACGCGTTTTTGAGAAGTCATCATGTTGGTTATACTTTTCTGCTAAGCCCATTTCGACATGTCAGGCCAGTGTAACGGATTTTTAATTTGGCTTCAGGTCGCATGCTGCTTTCGCTTCGCTGGTCACCACCGCGCTAAATGATTACAATACGCTTCCTGCATTGCGCGTAACGCAAATTTTCTCTTCGCACTGAGTAATGGCTAGTCTATGACGAAAAAACTTCATATCAAAACCTGGGGTTGCCAGATGAATGAGTACGACTCATCGAAAATGGCAGATTTACTGGGAAGCACGCACGGTTACGAGTGGACCGACAACGTTGAAGAAGCGGATGTGTTGCTGCTGAATACCTGTTCTATTCGAGAGAAGGCGCAGGAAAAAGTTTTCGGTATGTTAGGCCGCTGGAAGCTGCTGAAAGAGAAAAACCCCGAGATGATTATTGGC
Coding sequences within it:
- the ubiF gene encoding 3-demethoxyubiquinol 3-hydroxylase → MMTSQKRVDAVVVGGGMVGAAAALGLARDGLSVALLEHQAPEAFDAQSPPDLRISAIGCTSVGLLKQLGAWSAVQQMRLAPYRRLETWEWESSRVAFDAASLGLPELGFMVENRILQLALWQQVAQCKNLTLYSPSRLQSMQRAQDHWQVTLSSSETLQARLVVGADGAHSQVRKLAGIGTSGWQYRQACMLITVETQAPQQDVTWQQFCPSGPRAFLPLYDRWASLVWYDSPQRIRQLQALPMAQLDQEIAVAFPARLGAVKAHAAGSFPLVRRHAQCYVQPGLVLLGDAAHTINPLAGQGVNLGYRDVEALLAVVATAREQGEDWACEDVLMRYQRRRRTDNLLMQSGMDLFYTAFSNNLAPLSVARNLALMAAQRAGKLKEQALRYALGL